In Symmachiella dynata, the following are encoded in one genomic region:
- a CDS encoding hydantoinase/oxoprolinase family protein — protein sequence MSILGLDIGGANLKAATADGLAAARSFEIWKAPERLAAELELLIAHFPPPSQFAVTMTAELADCFATKADGVEHVIRAVQQVAGDRPVRVWQTSGDFVSPDAAIAEPLGVAAANWHALASWTADHFQIENGLLIDIGSTTTDLIPLAGRKSTSAGLTDPARLQSSELVYTGVRRTPLCAVAVSVPYRGGFCPLAAELFATTQDVYLILQDFASDESDFHTADGRAATVEMSCARLARMLCCDRDEFSLEDAREAAQFIANVQLQILSTAAQRIRERQSEPFETVVVSGSGSFLAARLCEGAEALRGCNVISLPTETSPAIAEAACAYAVACLAEDADGSA from the coding sequence ATGAGCATACTCGGACTGGATATCGGCGGCGCGAATCTCAAAGCCGCTACTGCGGATGGATTGGCAGCAGCGCGCAGTTTTGAAATTTGGAAGGCGCCCGAACGCTTAGCAGCGGAACTGGAGTTGCTCATCGCGCATTTTCCGCCGCCCAGTCAATTCGCTGTGACCATGACGGCCGAATTGGCCGATTGTTTTGCGACAAAAGCTGATGGTGTCGAGCATGTCATCCGCGCGGTCCAACAGGTCGCAGGTGACCGTCCCGTCCGCGTGTGGCAGACATCCGGGGATTTTGTCAGCCCGGACGCTGCGATCGCCGAGCCGCTTGGCGTGGCTGCGGCGAATTGGCATGCCTTGGCCAGTTGGACAGCCGATCATTTTCAGATCGAAAACGGCTTGCTGATCGATATAGGCTCAACAACGACCGACTTGATTCCGCTCGCGGGCCGCAAATCGACCTCAGCGGGATTGACCGATCCTGCACGACTGCAATCCTCGGAATTGGTTTACACCGGCGTCCGTCGCACACCGCTCTGTGCCGTGGCCGTCTCGGTACCCTATCGCGGTGGTTTTTGTCCGTTGGCAGCAGAGCTATTTGCCACGACGCAGGATGTCTATCTCATTCTGCAGGACTTTGCCTCCGACGAGAGTGATTTCCACACTGCGGACGGCCGCGCGGCAACTGTCGAGATGTCCTGCGCGCGTCTGGCGCGGATGCTGTGTTGTGATCGCGATGAATTCTCGTTGGAAGACGCGCGCGAGGCAGCGCAGTTCATTGCGAATGTACAGCTCCAGATACTCTCGACCGCTGCGCAGCGGATCCGCGAGCGACAATCCGAACCGTTCGAGACCGTGGTAGTCTCCGGTTCGGGCAGTTTCTTGGCTGCACGCCTTTGTGAGGGGGCGGAAGCGCTGCGCGGCTGCAATGTCATTTCGCTCCCGACAGAAACCTCGCCCGCAATTGCCGAAGCGGCCTGTGCCTACGCAGTCGCCTGCTTGGCTGAAGATGCGGACGGATCAGCCTAA
- a CDS encoding ATP-grasp domain-containing protein, with protein sequence MLSAFLEDANRIDGIDVVTTWDARLGPPPQGKAEVHWVQTAEEERRLYEQLVKNCDATFLIAPEFDGYLTRRAECVASHNRPLCGPDVAAIRLCADKLELARHLQEAGVATIDTFPFDPSNVEESISSFPCVMKPRYGAGSQETQLMTDAATFKAVVANLDTDSQLHQGIVQPYLPGTPVSIAVIINSLGQCVHRFPPALQRLADDGFFTYQGGQVPVAEIPHAIVERLATEACNAVPGLRGYVGIDLIVPADAPKSAVIVEINPRLTTSYLGYRHLTKENLAERILFPDKLPNPIRWRSETITFTPDGQFSTTP encoded by the coding sequence ATGCTGTCTGCATTTCTGGAAGATGCGAACCGCATCGACGGCATCGACGTAGTCACGACCTGGGATGCTCGTCTCGGTCCCCCGCCACAGGGCAAGGCTGAAGTTCATTGGGTGCAAACCGCCGAAGAGGAACGCCGACTGTATGAACAACTCGTCAAAAACTGCGATGCGACGTTCTTGATCGCACCGGAATTTGATGGCTACCTCACCCGCCGCGCGGAATGCGTCGCCTCCCACAATCGACCGCTGTGCGGACCGGACGTTGCCGCCATCAGGCTGTGTGCCGACAAACTTGAACTCGCTCGCCATCTGCAAGAAGCAGGTGTCGCCACGATCGACACATTCCCGTTTGATCCAAGCAACGTTGAAGAATCAATTTCCAGTTTCCCCTGTGTGATGAAACCCCGCTACGGAGCGGGATCACAGGAAACGCAGTTGATGACTGATGCCGCTACGTTCAAAGCGGTGGTCGCAAATCTGGACACGGATTCACAATTGCATCAAGGAATTGTGCAACCTTATCTCCCCGGAACACCCGTTTCGATCGCCGTCATCATCAATAGCCTGGGCCAATGTGTGCACCGATTTCCACCAGCGCTGCAACGGCTCGCGGATGATGGATTTTTCACCTACCAGGGGGGACAGGTCCCGGTGGCGGAGATACCACACGCTATCGTAGAACGTCTGGCAACCGAAGCTTGCAACGCGGTTCCCGGGCTGCGAGGCTATGTGGGGATCGACTTGATCGTCCCCGCCGACGCTCCCAAATCTGCCGTCATTGTAGAGATCAATCCGAGACTGACAACCAGTTACCTTGGCTATCGCCATCTCACGAAAGAGAATCTCGCGGAACGGATTTTGTTCCCCGACAAACTTCCCAATCCCATTCGTTGGCGGTCAGAAACGATCACGTTTACCCCCGATGGACAATTTTCGACCACTCCATGA
- the trkA gene encoding Trk system potassium transporter TrkA, giving the protein MNIVILGAGTVGTSIAELLCANRHNVILVDPSRQALEIVEDHLDVQSVVGSACDAATLFHAGVQSADLCLSVTSGDEINLVGASLAKSMGATRSIARIFNPTYRDASTFDYQRHFGIDRLLSLEHLTALELAKAIRKRGLFAVENFARGGIEVQELAVEADAKTSGVPLRDLKFPPGVRVGLISNGHKTYIPSGDDVLAAGDHVTLIGQRETLEDVRNLFQHKTESKMSVIIAGGGAIGYNLARILQGQRFNVSLLEADEQRCHYLADRLSETTVLHDDATRLSVLREARVGKADVFVAAMGHDEDNIMCGIEALEIGAPRIMSVIRRPDYANVVQKLGIDKAVSPREVMAQQVLGMVQAGPILARTELAGGVAEAWELDVPPKAEILKAKLKDLNLPQQCLIAAIVREDYVRVPGAEDQVQAGDTLVVLVQKESIDQTLKLFLAP; this is encoded by the coding sequence ATGAATATTGTGATTCTCGGTGCGGGCACCGTCGGCACGTCGATTGCTGAATTGCTGTGCGCCAATCGACACAACGTCATTTTGGTTGACCCATCTCGACAGGCGCTCGAAATTGTCGAAGATCATCTGGACGTACAGTCGGTCGTCGGATCGGCTTGTGACGCAGCCACCTTGTTTCACGCCGGAGTGCAAAGCGCCGATTTGTGCCTCAGCGTGACCAGCGGCGACGAAATCAACCTCGTCGGGGCCAGTCTCGCCAAGTCGATGGGGGCGACGCGCAGCATAGCGCGGATATTTAATCCGACCTATCGCGACGCCAGTACCTTTGATTATCAACGGCATTTCGGCATCGATCGTTTGTTGAGTCTGGAACATCTGACCGCATTGGAACTTGCCAAGGCAATCCGCAAACGCGGGTTGTTTGCCGTGGAAAACTTTGCCCGTGGGGGGATCGAGGTTCAAGAACTAGCCGTCGAGGCGGATGCCAAGACCTCGGGGGTTCCCTTGCGCGATCTGAAATTCCCACCAGGAGTCCGGGTCGGTTTGATCTCCAACGGACACAAGACATACATTCCCAGCGGCGACGATGTGCTGGCTGCGGGGGACCATGTTACGTTGATCGGTCAACGCGAAACGCTGGAAGATGTCCGCAATCTCTTTCAGCACAAGACGGAATCTAAAATGAGTGTGATCATCGCCGGCGGGGGCGCGATCGGCTACAACCTTGCCCGCATTTTGCAGGGGCAACGCTTCAATGTCTCGCTACTTGAAGCGGATGAACAACGCTGCCACTACTTGGCGGATCGATTGTCGGAGACAACCGTCCTGCACGATGACGCCACACGTCTCAGCGTGCTGAGGGAGGCCCGTGTGGGCAAGGCCGATGTTTTCGTCGCCGCTATGGGACACGACGAAGACAATATCATGTGCGGCATCGAAGCTTTGGAAATCGGGGCACCGCGGATTATGAGCGTGATCCGCCGCCCGGATTATGCCAACGTCGTCCAAAAACTGGGTATCGACAAAGCAGTTAGCCCCCGAGAAGTGATGGCTCAACAAGTGCTCGGCATGGTGCAGGCCGGTCCGATTCTGGCGAGAACCGAATTGGCCGGCGGAGTGGCAGAGGCTTGGGAGTTGGATGTCCCCCCCAAAGCAGAGATTCTCAAGGCAAAACTCAAGGATTTGAACTTGCCGCAACAATGTCTGATCGCGGCCATTGTCCGCGAAGACTATGTCCGTGTCCCGGGAGCCGAGGATCAGGTCCAAGCTGGTGATACGCTGGTTGTCCTGGTTCAGAAGGAGAGTATCGACCAAACTTTGAAATTGTTCCTCGCTCCGTAA
- a CDS encoding phosphoribosylanthranilate isomerase: MWIKICGIKDVETAQRIAAMGPDAIGLNFYQPSPRVVDFTVAAQIAAKLPDSVEPIGLFVNHTTDEIHAASQTCSLRTIQLHGDEPPGFSAAFPEMKIIRALRVGSEGLDELSAYLTECNRLGTMPDYCLVDAHVPGQYGGTGQTVSWEMLAREYRRDEWPPLILSGGLTPENVAAAIHACRPWGVDVSSGVESTRGVKDLDLVQRFIDAVRGVDLNEND; this comes from the coding sequence ATGTGGATCAAAATCTGTGGCATTAAGGATGTGGAAACCGCGCAACGGATTGCTGCCATGGGACCTGATGCGATTGGTCTGAATTTTTACCAACCGTCGCCACGAGTCGTCGATTTCACCGTTGCGGCCCAGATCGCCGCTAAATTGCCCGATTCCGTTGAGCCGATCGGTCTGTTCGTCAATCACACAACGGACGAGATTCACGCGGCTTCACAAACGTGCAGTCTGCGGACGATTCAATTGCACGGCGACGAACCGCCCGGTTTTTCCGCAGCCTTTCCGGAAATGAAAATCATCCGCGCTCTGCGTGTTGGCAGTGAGGGACTGGATGAATTGTCCGCCTACCTGACCGAATGCAATCGACTGGGAACGATGCCCGATTATTGCCTGGTTGATGCTCATGTGCCGGGGCAATACGGCGGGACCGGACAGACGGTTTCCTGGGAAATGTTGGCACGAGAGTATCGCCGCGACGAATGGCCGCCATTGATCCTCTCCGGAGGATTGACCCCGGAAAACGTCGCCGCCGCAATTCACGCCTGCCGCCCCTGGGGCGTCGATGTTTCTAGTGGCGTGGAATCGACGCGCGGTGTAAAAGATTTAGACTTGGTGCAACGGTTCATTGATGCGGTACGCGGCGTGGATTTGAACGAGAACGATTAA
- a CDS encoding DUF1015 domain-containing protein has translation MADIHPFRALRYDVAQVGDISDVVAPPYDVINEQMQTELYEKHPCNAVRLILNRTEPGDAGADEKYDRAANFLMRWVNDGVLFRDREEALYVYHQEFDWAGQHFVRKGFLCRVRLEEFGKGKIFPHEQTMSGPKADRLALIKACHTNLSPIFGLFPDSDQAAQTPLEAAISEMTPMEATDHLGVIHRLWAVTDRAAITETLEVLRETPVFIADGHHRYETALNYRNHLAETGKLADENSPANFVMMMMVGMSDPGLAILPTHRLVSGLPDITSDQLIAALAGLFEIEAVGEGAAAMQECWDLIDADGGQDVFGFGTTADNKWVFARLIDGSLMTELAPDQSDAWRDLGVSVLRSLVLEHCLKNNITGADPQCTYVRLLEEVTEAQQNGSCQLACLVPPAGMEHIEEIAGNFEKMPPKSTYFYPKLLSGLLFNPLDQ, from the coding sequence ATGGCTGATATACATCCCTTTCGCGCGTTGCGGTATGACGTGGCTCAGGTGGGCGACATTTCCGACGTCGTCGCTCCCCCCTACGACGTGATCAACGAACAAATGCAGACGGAGCTGTACGAAAAACATCCCTGCAACGCTGTGCGGTTGATACTCAATCGGACCGAACCGGGCGATGCCGGAGCGGACGAGAAATACGATCGCGCGGCAAACTTTCTCATGCGGTGGGTGAACGATGGTGTGTTATTTCGCGATCGCGAGGAGGCGCTGTACGTCTATCATCAAGAATTTGATTGGGCCGGCCAGCATTTCGTTCGCAAAGGTTTCTTATGCCGCGTTCGATTGGAAGAGTTCGGCAAAGGAAAAATCTTTCCACACGAACAGACCATGTCCGGTCCCAAAGCGGATCGACTGGCTTTGATCAAGGCTTGCCACACGAACCTCTCCCCGATTTTTGGCTTGTTTCCCGACAGTGACCAAGCGGCGCAGACACCCTTGGAAGCAGCGATCTCTGAGATGACCCCCATGGAAGCGACCGACCATCTGGGCGTGATTCATCGCTTGTGGGCTGTGACGGACCGGGCGGCGATTACCGAAACCCTGGAGGTCTTGCGGGAGACTCCGGTCTTTATCGCTGATGGACATCACCGTTATGAAACCGCGCTGAACTATCGCAATCACTTAGCCGAGACCGGGAAATTGGCGGATGAGAATTCGCCCGCCAACTTTGTGATGATGATGATGGTCGGCATGAGCGATCCCGGATTGGCGATCTTGCCCACGCACCGACTGGTCAGCGGACTGCCCGATATCACCAGCGACCAACTCATTGCCGCTTTGGCGGGCCTGTTTGAAATCGAAGCGGTCGGCGAGGGCGCAGCAGCGATGCAGGAGTGTTGGGATCTGATCGACGCGGACGGTGGTCAGGACGTGTTTGGATTCGGCACGACCGCTGACAACAAATGGGTCTTCGCACGTTTGATCGACGGCAGCTTGATGACCGAACTCGCGCCCGATCAAAGCGACGCCTGGCGAGACTTGGGTGTGAGCGTCCTACGAAGTTTGGTGTTAGAGCATTGCCTCAAAAACAACATCACGGGAGCGGACCCCCAGTGCACCTACGTGCGGTTGTTGGAGGAAGTCACCGAGGCTCAACAAAACGGTAGTTGCCAATTGGCCTGTCTGGTTCCGCCGGCGGGGATGGAACACATTGAAGAGATTGCCGGGAACTTTGAGAAGATGCCGCCGAAGAGTACCTATTTCTATCCCAAACTGCTCAGCGGGTTGTTGTTCAATCCACTGGATCAGTAA
- a CDS encoding YbaN family protein, with protein MCDHNDLSSPDRISVATGPRRVVYLLAAGGFFALGVAGILLPGLPTTPFLLLTSYFLLRSSPSLNERLTHSRFLGPILQDWHARRGVRQSVKLRAIALVVIMLAVTIYLGNMPAPLATVVLALGGVGLTVIALLPSISTTNNHAAVKTAAITDPVD; from the coding sequence ATGTGCGATCACAATGACCTATCTTCTCCTGACAGGATTTCCGTCGCCACGGGACCGCGGCGTGTTGTCTACTTGCTCGCTGCCGGGGGCTTTTTTGCTTTAGGGGTCGCTGGAATCCTGTTGCCGGGACTTCCCACGACGCCTTTTTTATTGTTGACCAGTTACTTTTTGCTCCGCTCGTCGCCATCTCTAAATGAACGTCTGACCCATTCGCGATTTCTTGGGCCCATATTACAAGATTGGCACGCACGTCGCGGCGTGCGGCAGTCGGTGAAACTGCGTGCGATTGCTTTGGTTGTAATCATGTTGGCCGTCACCATCTATCTGGGAAATATGCCAGCGCCGTTGGCCACCGTCGTACTCGCCTTGGGCGGAGTGGGACTCACGGTGATTGCTCTATTGCCGAGCATTTCCACGACCAACAACCACGCCGCCGTCAAAACGGCCGCGATTACTGATCCAGTGGATTGA
- a CDS encoding carbohydrate kinase family protein yields MEFDIAGLGTVVVDHQVILEQYPEPDSKSEIQTDWFQVGGPVPTALAVLARFGRRTTFLGHWGDDPFGAMIEADFQDEGIGFSGSCCRTGLRSGFAHAWIDARTGQRTIACSRAESPLSVEEVDEQLLARCGAIHLDGWPSEAAHYAARIVQKNGGTVFLDSGSPKPGMEQLLPLVDVLNCPRRFLTQFLGHDDIPRGGRELLARGPRMVTITDGDQGAMLFTGTEQLTQPAFSVTAVDTTGAGDVFSGAIVHATLAGWPADRTLKFAAATAALKCAKLGNREALPCLDAALRMIEG; encoded by the coding sequence GTGGAATTTGACATTGCCGGCCTAGGGACCGTCGTCGTTGACCATCAGGTCATCTTGGAACAGTACCCGGAACCCGATTCCAAAAGCGAAATCCAGACCGACTGGTTTCAAGTCGGGGGGCCGGTTCCCACCGCGCTGGCGGTGTTAGCACGTTTCGGCCGGCGAACGACGTTTCTGGGGCATTGGGGAGACGATCCGTTTGGAGCAATGATCGAAGCCGATTTTCAAGATGAGGGCATTGGTTTTTCCGGCAGTTGTTGCCGCACGGGTCTTCGCAGCGGATTTGCCCATGCCTGGATCGACGCTCGCACCGGCCAACGCACGATCGCCTGTTCGCGGGCCGAGAGTCCGCTCTCGGTTGAGGAAGTCGACGAGCAACTGTTAGCGCGTTGCGGCGCAATCCACCTCGATGGTTGGCCGTCGGAGGCGGCGCACTATGCCGCCCGCATCGTTCAAAAAAATGGGGGAACGGTTTTTCTTGACTCCGGATCCCCCAAGCCAGGCATGGAGCAATTGCTGCCGCTGGTCGATGTGTTGAATTGCCCGCGACGGTTCTTAACGCAATTTTTGGGACACGACGACATCCCACGCGGCGGTCGGGAATTGTTAGCCCGCGGCCCGCGAATGGTAACGATCACCGATGGCGATCAAGGCGCGATGTTGTTTACCGGGACTGAACAACTCACGCAACCGGCGTTTTCGGTCACAGCCGTCGATACGACCGGCGCGGGTGATGTGTTTAGCGGCGCCATTGTGCATGCGACACTAGCCGGTTGGCCGGCCGACCGAACGCTCAAATTCGCAGCAGCAACGGCGGCGCTGAAGTGCGCGAAATTGGGCAACCGCGAGGCGCTGCCTTGCTTGGACGCAGCGTTGCGAATGATAGAAGGTTGA